A region of Salinibacter sp. 10B DNA encodes the following proteins:
- the ric gene encoding iron-sulfur cluster repair di-iron protein: MTTFNSETPIGHLVAKYPSSARLFDRLGVDYCCGGDRSLRTACAEEGLDADTVIRMLESDVDLDADDGAEGESTNWAAAPLDELIDHIEETHHAYLRRELPRLESLLEKVAHVHGTDAPWVVSVKEVFAELRPNMEAHIEKEEEVVFPFIRACVEEASPPSPDVLGGDPIALMEEEHDETGAALKRMRTLSHDFAVPEWGCNSFRAVMDGLESLETDTHRHVHKENSILFPRARALV; encoded by the coding sequence ATGACGACATTCAATTCCGAAACCCCCATCGGTCACCTTGTTGCAAAGTATCCATCGTCGGCTCGTCTCTTCGATCGACTCGGGGTAGACTACTGCTGTGGGGGCGACCGATCGCTGCGCACCGCCTGTGCGGAGGAAGGCCTCGACGCCGATACGGTGATCCGAATGCTGGAATCGGACGTGGATCTCGACGCGGACGACGGGGCCGAGGGGGAGAGCACGAACTGGGCGGCCGCTCCGCTCGATGAGCTCATTGATCACATTGAAGAAACGCATCACGCCTACCTCCGACGCGAGTTGCCACGGCTAGAGTCGCTCCTCGAAAAGGTCGCGCACGTTCATGGGACCGATGCTCCATGGGTTGTCTCGGTAAAAGAGGTCTTCGCGGAGCTGAGGCCGAACATGGAGGCCCACATTGAGAAGGAGGAAGAGGTCGTGTTTCCCTTCATTCGGGCCTGTGTGGAGGAGGCGTCGCCCCCTTCGCCGGACGTTCTCGGCGGCGATCCCATCGCTCTCATGGAAGAGGAGCACGACGAGACAGGCGCGGCACTGAAGCGGATGCGGACGCTCTCGCATGACTTTGCGGTGCCGGAATGGGGATGCAATAGCTTCCGGGCCGTTATGGACGGGCTGGAGTCCCTGGAAACGGACACCCACCGGCACGTGCACAAGGAAAACAGCATCCTCTTTCCGCGAGCGCGTGCTCTCGTGTAG
- a CDS encoding YbjN domain-containing protein has translation METTQAERDAEVFQTICNWVGDIGLVISRKNTDEYLLVVEDEERGISNMVIDCEDPIVEIQQSIMAVPGEADTAHLFERLLQMNGTLVHGAFMLSDDGTQIRFRDTLRLGTLDLEELRGTINALHFALEEYGDELIDLRRSLD, from the coding sequence ATGGAAACGACTCAAGCTGAGCGCGATGCTGAGGTTTTTCAGACCATTTGTAACTGGGTGGGCGACATCGGGCTGGTCATCTCAAGAAAAAATACTGACGAGTATCTTCTCGTCGTCGAGGATGAGGAGCGTGGCATCTCCAACATGGTAATCGACTGTGAAGACCCGATTGTCGAGATTCAACAGTCCATCATGGCAGTGCCGGGCGAGGCCGACACTGCTCATTTGTTCGAACGGCTGCTTCAAATGAACGGCACGCTCGTGCACGGCGCGTTCATGTTGAGTGACGATGGGACACAGATTCGTTTTCGCGACACCCTGCGGCTCGGCACGCTCGATTTGGAGGAGCTGCGTGGGACGATCAATGCCCTCCACTTCGCTCTGGAGGAGTATGGCGACGAGCTCATCGATCTGCGCCGTAGCCTCGACTAG
- a CDS encoding DUF4178 domain-containing protein, producing the protein MGTSGSLDQLREGFMLDYDMRTWEVRGHKTYEQEGWPADEWRLTCGGDVLFLEHEYVQGDLFRLLRPADITDVTVEGEPFLAAVREEDPPNTVTYQGEEYVLAEEDARIQDSSSRVVRSRSDAWLMGVCGGIAEHLDIPPTYARIGFIAAILVSGLFSGGGSGCLLIPGYFIVGASMSKAPPSPPRDDLSHYWVYQGEEGFVAFQCLGSNDWHVYAGREVEPYEFDNILPRASS; encoded by the coding sequence ATGGGTACTTCAGGCTCGCTCGACCAGCTGCGCGAGGGCTTCATGCTCGACTATGATATGCGCACCTGGGAGGTGAGGGGACACAAAACATACGAGCAGGAGGGATGGCCGGCCGATGAATGGAGGCTTACATGCGGAGGAGACGTGCTTTTTCTGGAGCATGAGTACGTGCAGGGCGATCTCTTTCGGCTGCTGCGTCCGGCTGACATTACCGACGTCACGGTTGAGGGGGAGCCCTTTCTGGCGGCGGTGCGTGAAGAGGATCCTCCCAATACCGTTACCTACCAGGGCGAGGAGTACGTTCTGGCCGAGGAGGACGCACGGATTCAGGATTCGTCGAGTCGGGTCGTTCGTTCCCGTAGCGATGCCTGGCTGATGGGGGTATGTGGAGGAATTGCTGAGCATCTGGACATCCCGCCGACCTACGCTCGGATTGGGTTTATCGCGGCGATTCTGGTGTCGGGACTCTTTTCCGGTGGAGGATCGGGATGTCTTCTGATTCCAGGGTACTTTATCGTAGGGGCGAGCATGTCGAAAGCGCCTCCGTCGCCTCCAAGAGACGACCTTTCCCACTACTGGGTGTACCAGGGGGAGGAGGGGTTCGTGGCGTTTCAATGTCTGGGAAGCAACGACTGGCACGTGTACGCCGGACGTGAAGTAGAGCCGTACGAATTCGACAACATTCTCCCTCGCGCGTCCTCTTAA
- a CDS encoding DUF1648 domain-containing protein, whose amino-acid sequence MNAGVLIVVLVGSLLLYPTLPEQMPHHFSVYGTADAYWGTTLGRWLLLPGLSILNAGTLYGTAWVVTNVPASWISVPGQEADELSTDTEQKRVRRTVERALYWMATFTLFLFVALQGGIYYVAVTPATSLPALVMGMQVLGLLGIGSVTVRLVWESS is encoded by the coding sequence GTGAACGCCGGAGTCCTGATCGTTGTGTTGGTGGGGAGTTTGTTGCTGTACCCCACTCTTCCTGAGCAGATGCCCCATCACTTCAGTGTTTATGGGACGGCCGATGCCTACTGGGGGACAACCCTGGGACGTTGGCTGTTACTCCCGGGCCTGAGCATTCTTAATGCGGGAACTCTGTACGGGACGGCCTGGGTCGTGACGAATGTTCCTGCATCCTGGATCAGTGTGCCTGGTCAAGAGGCCGATGAATTGTCGACCGACACCGAACAGAAACGCGTACGGCGAACCGTGGAGCGGGCCTTGTACTGGATGGCGACGTTCACGCTCTTCCTTTTCGTTGCCCTTCAGGGGGGCATCTACTACGTAGCTGTGACCCCCGCAACGTCGCTTCCAGCGCTCGTTATGGGCATGCAGGTGCTAGGACTCCTGGGCATTGGGAGCGTCACCGTGAGACTGGTCTGGGAGTCTTCGTAG
- a CDS encoding alkaline phosphatase has protein sequence MADASSDHTSSRRDFLKTGALSALGLGTAGLAGPAQGRSATTLDAIDAAGKAKNIIFLVTDGMSAGTLTMADLHLRRHEDRASNWIRLYEEGRVQRGLMDMASANSIVTGSAAAASAWGSGHRVYNEAVNMSEDGDEYRTILQIMRDAGKSTGLVTTTRITHATPAGFGINMPERWSEDKIAAQYLEREYDVLLGGGRRHFVPNTRTDNSNLLDDFRQKGYTVAESKTDLQEWNHKGRILGTFNDTHLPYLLDYRHTPAHQEQVPRLPAMTEAALQRLDRNRDGFLLQVEGGRVDHGAHNADTGALVYDQIEFDDTIGTVLDFAQDRDDTLVIITTDHGNANPGVNAAGDRYSDSNAMFDRIADFQYTNDWILSKLDESSTYREIQNRVETAWQFPITRDEAEILQESLRGHYEAAYRKESEPDTVLAAIQANYTSVNWLGTDHTSDYVELAALGPGSEALGGFTRNTDLFDLMVESAGVQEYAKQ, from the coding sequence ATGGCCGACGCTTCTTCCGACCATACCTCCTCACGCCGCGACTTTCTGAAGACGGGCGCCCTTTCTGCCCTCGGTCTCGGCACCGCCGGCCTAGCCGGACCCGCACAGGGCCGCTCGGCCACCACCCTCGACGCAATCGACGCAGCGGGCAAGGCCAAAAACATCATCTTTCTCGTGACTGACGGCATGAGTGCCGGGACCCTCACGATGGCCGACCTCCACCTGCGCCGTCACGAGGACCGTGCCTCAAACTGGATCCGGCTCTACGAAGAGGGGCGTGTGCAACGGGGGCTCATGGACATGGCCTCAGCCAACTCGATCGTCACTGGCTCCGCGGCCGCTGCCTCTGCCTGGGGCTCCGGCCACCGGGTCTACAACGAGGCGGTCAACATGAGCGAGGACGGAGACGAATACCGTACGATTCTCCAGATCATGCGAGACGCGGGCAAGAGCACAGGCCTGGTGACCACCACCCGGATCACGCACGCCACCCCGGCGGGCTTCGGGATCAACATGCCTGAGCGGTGGAGTGAGGATAAGATTGCGGCCCAGTACCTGGAACGGGAGTACGACGTGCTCCTCGGGGGCGGTCGGCGACACTTCGTCCCCAACACCCGGACAGACAATTCCAATCTCCTGGACGACTTTCGACAGAAGGGATATACGGTCGCCGAATCAAAGACCGACCTTCAAGAATGGAACCACAAAGGACGGATCCTCGGGACGTTCAACGACACCCACCTCCCCTACCTCCTCGACTACCGCCACACGCCGGCCCACCAGGAGCAGGTGCCGCGGCTGCCGGCCATGACCGAGGCCGCGCTCCAGCGGCTCGACCGCAACCGCGACGGGTTTCTCCTTCAGGTCGAAGGCGGACGCGTAGACCACGGCGCCCACAACGCTGACACCGGCGCCCTCGTCTACGATCAGATCGAATTCGACGACACGATTGGCACGGTGCTCGACTTCGCCCAGGACCGCGACGACACGCTCGTCATCATCACCACCGATCACGGCAACGCCAATCCGGGAGTCAACGCCGCGGGCGACCGCTATAGCGACTCGAACGCGATGTTTGACCGTATCGCTGACTTCCAATACACAAACGACTGGATCCTTTCCAAACTCGACGAAAGCAGCACGTACCGAGAGATTCAGAATCGGGTCGAAACCGCATGGCAGTTCCCCATCACGCGGGACGAGGCCGAAATCCTGCAGGAGTCCCTTCGAGGACACTACGAGGCAGCCTACCGAAAGGAGAGTGAGCCCGACACGGTGCTCGCCGCCATTCAGGCCAACTACACATCCGTAAACTGGCTAGGCACCGACCACACGAGTGACTACGTGGAGCTGGCCGCCCTCGGCCCGGGAAGCGAAGCCCTCGGGGGATTCACCCGCAACACCGACCTGTTCGACCTCATGGTCGAGTCCGCCGGTGTCCAGGAGTACGCAAAGCAGTAA
- a CDS encoding plastocyanin/azurin family copper-binding protein: MDEENASQPHQNVSRRNFLQRLGLFGAVGVGAPSLLVGCGGGSSENSGGSSNQSSAAAGSKSSAGSGDVAKTVTIHPKGNQMKYKETEFTVPAGETIKLVFDNTATSPSMQHNVVIATSGSEGVLKKIGQAGTQAGSTNDYVPQEGELTDQILAHTPIAKPGETVSITFTTPSEPGKYGYVCTYPGHWATMQGTMIVEG; this comes from the coding sequence ATGGACGAAGAGAACGCCTCTCAACCCCACCAGAACGTTTCTCGCCGTAACTTCCTCCAGCGACTCGGTCTCTTTGGCGCTGTCGGCGTAGGGGCCCCGTCGCTCCTCGTCGGATGCGGAGGCGGATCGAGCGAGAACAGCGGCGGATCCTCCAATCAGTCCTCCGCGGCGGCCGGAAGCAAATCGTCGGCCGGCAGCGGTGACGTTGCCAAGACGGTGACCATTCACCCGAAAGGCAACCAGATGAAATACAAAGAGACCGAGTTCACCGTCCCTGCCGGAGAAACGATCAAGCTCGTATTCGACAATACCGCAACGAGCCCCTCGATGCAGCACAATGTTGTTATCGCTACGTCCGGATCTGAGGGGGTTCTCAAGAAGATTGGGCAGGCCGGCACACAGGCTGGATCTACAAACGACTACGTTCCCCAAGAGGGAGAGCTAACGGACCAGATTCTCGCCCATACGCCCATCGCGAAGCCCGGCGAAACGGTCTCCATCACCTTCACAACCCCGTCAGAGCCCGGCAAATACGGCTACGTGTGTACCTATCCCGGCCACTGGGCCACAATGCAGGGAACCATGATTGTAGAGGGATAG
- a CDS encoding J domain-containing protein, with protein MSLSRRLKRIVRAHLGDLRADSNGPETTDVDWDDPLSSEPPSGSGASSAEVPPDVAKAYRALEVPVGSDRETVKTGYRRVMKQYHQDRFEQDEEKREVAGEVSKRVNAAYQRVLEYLDESS; from the coding sequence ATGTCTCTCTCCCGTCGCTTGAAGCGCATTGTTCGGGCCCATCTCGGCGACCTCCGTGCAGATTCGAACGGGCCGGAGACGACGGACGTAGACTGGGACGATCCGCTGTCGTCGGAGCCGCCGTCCGGTTCGGGGGCGTCGTCCGCCGAGGTGCCGCCCGACGTTGCGAAGGCGTACCGGGCGCTGGAAGTGCCGGTGGGGAGTGACCGCGAAACCGTGAAAACGGGCTACCGGCGCGTAATGAAACAGTATCATCAAGACCGCTTCGAACAGGACGAGGAGAAGCGGGAAGTGGCAGGTGAGGTCTCCAAGCGCGTCAATGCGGCCTATCAGCGCGTTCTCGAATACCTGGACGAGTCGTCCTGA
- a CDS encoding metalloregulator ArsR/SmtB family transcription factor, with product MQTKADQFDAEMAKMAEQAKALSHPARLAILRVLAERSECICGEIVEDLPLAQSTVSRHLKVLKETGLIQGTVDGPSVCYCLAPEAIAALRDQFGAFFDGLSEAADSISC from the coding sequence ATGCAAACAAAAGCAGACCAGTTCGACGCTGAGATGGCGAAAATGGCCGAGCAGGCCAAAGCCCTTTCCCATCCGGCCCGTCTGGCCATTCTTCGGGTATTGGCCGAGCGCTCCGAGTGCATTTGCGGAGAGATCGTCGAGGACCTGCCCCTTGCCCAGTCCACCGTGTCTCGCCACCTGAAGGTGCTGAAGGAGACGGGACTCATCCAGGGCACCGTTGATGGTCCCAGCGTGTGCTACTGTCTTGCTCCGGAGGCCATTGCGGCTCTGCGCGACCAGTTCGGTGCGTTCTTCGACGGCCTCTCGGAGGCTGCTGATTCTATCTCCTGCTAA
- a CDS encoding PspA/IM30 family protein has protein sequence MSLFKRAINMFKSEANAALDEAEDPEKMLKQGIRDLKSDLRDAKEALAETKSVVNKLERDLNEARKRADKYQSDAKKLLQRGKEGDMDEQKADQLARKALNEKKQAESKVEQLQSSYESQKKQADQLQQQVSKLQQKISQYESELTTLRARSKAATATRKVNEELAQSDSDGTIAMMERMKEKVEKEEDMAEAYGEMAEENKSVDQEIEDALGEASSSDTDDELAALKAELDSEK, from the coding sequence ATGAGTCTATTCAAGCGCGCTATCAACATGTTCAAGTCCGAAGCCAACGCCGCCCTCGATGAGGCGGAGGACCCCGAGAAGATGCTTAAACAGGGCATCCGCGACCTCAAGAGTGACCTGCGCGATGCCAAGGAGGCGCTCGCCGAGACGAAGTCGGTGGTCAACAAGCTGGAGCGAGATTTGAACGAGGCCCGCAAGCGAGCCGACAAGTATCAGAGCGACGCCAAGAAGCTATTACAGAGAGGCAAGGAGGGAGATATGGATGAGCAGAAGGCCGACCAGCTGGCCCGGAAGGCCCTCAACGAAAAGAAGCAGGCCGAAAGCAAGGTCGAACAGCTCCAGTCCAGCTACGAGTCGCAGAAGAAACAGGCCGACCAGCTACAGCAGCAGGTGAGCAAACTGCAACAGAAGATCAGCCAGTATGAGAGTGAGCTAACCACCCTACGTGCCCGCTCAAAGGCCGCGACCGCTACGCGCAAGGTGAATGAGGAGCTCGCCCAGAGCGATAGTGACGGGACCATCGCCATGATGGAGCGAATGAAGGAGAAGGTGGAGAAGGAGGAAGACATGGCGGAGGCCTATGGGGAAATGGCGGAAGAAAACAAGAGCGTGGACCAGGAAATCGAAGATGCACTCGGGGAAGCGAGCAGTTCCGACACCGACGACGAACTCGCAGCGTTGAAAGCGGAGCTCGATAGCGAGAAGTAA
- a CDS encoding DUF2249 domain-containing protein, which produces MPTTDEKTLDVRPIPPREKHPTIFQTFDDLAPGDHFVLVNDHDPKPLYHQFQAERPGQMKWEYLEQGPKEWRVKISKVEEQS; this is translated from the coding sequence ATGCCAACGACAGACGAAAAGACCCTCGACGTACGCCCGATTCCTCCGCGCGAAAAGCACCCGACCATCTTCCAGACGTTCGACGATCTGGCGCCCGGCGACCACTTCGTGCTTGTGAACGACCATGATCCGAAGCCGCTGTACCACCAGTTTCAGGCTGAGCGGCCCGGACAGATGAAGTGGGAGTATCTGGAACAGGGACCGAAGGAGTGGCGCGTGAAGATCTCGAAGGTCGAGGAGCAGTCGTAG
- the speD gene encoding adenosylmethionine decarboxylase, producing MSSVSSASDSASFGAPESCYGRHLICELYGASRLADVEHVTHVLEQAAEVCGATLLETHLHPFEENGGVTGVILLAESHITIHTWPEHDYAAVDIFLCGDCAPEDGVPVLKEAFAPDTVQQATFERGRPS from the coding sequence ATGTCGAGTGTATCGTCCGCCTCCGATTCGGCCTCTTTCGGTGCCCCCGAATCGTGCTACGGGCGGCACCTGATCTGCGAACTCTACGGGGCCTCTCGTCTTGCCGATGTGGAGCACGTCACACACGTGTTGGAGCAAGCGGCGGAGGTGTGTGGGGCCACCCTGCTGGAAACGCACCTCCATCCCTTTGAGGAAAATGGGGGCGTGACGGGGGTCATTCTCCTGGCCGAATCTCACATCACGATCCATACGTGGCCGGAGCACGACTATGCTGCTGTTGATATCTTCCTCTGCGGTGACTGTGCTCCTGAGGACGGGGTGCCGGTATTAAAGGAGGCCTTTGCGCCCGATACCGTACAGCAGGCTACGTTTGAGCGCGGACGCCCCTCTTGA